The following are from one region of the Apostichopus japonicus isolate 1M-3 chromosome 17, ASM3797524v1, whole genome shotgun sequence genome:
- the LOC139984870 gene encoding uncharacterized protein, producing the protein MCHRTIKSLAWMSDLFKRMGDYMPHKTLVHLPHTWTKRLVYERMTRELVTQNELPGGFISYEHFTRIWQEKLPQFTIPNSTDFSKCTTCTQLQEAYEKSSSEDQRQKISGLKASHDKFVEAERRAYHLARERARREPHEMTCMIIDGMDQSKTDIPHLIVKDKDSASLARLPVHFTGVLLHTSTAEGKMPFVFHDVKHIPHDSNLTIYCLTEALKAAQDYLGKVLFLQMDNCFRENKNKFVLSFAALLVERDIFEEVYIHFLPVGHTHEDVDQMFSCVARHLNHTNVYTLEDLEIETAKSFTPHIDVRAVTAIPNVKSVLDKHLYGHFANHSKPHWFRFRKVQQRCYMHYKKWESSQWKPEECEELPHGLLCLKDVPDLSQSMEWVEPNLDKLDLPKLVKELPKNYCHRLPPSAEEWWVNFMANVSSTYDQLPLTQPWNLSALLKTFGQDRVTPTESSAFDAIISNVDASCPEIFIGDQGRPHKRVALMDSYASVESGVLVAVHCEEKEGRPFIGEVIERNDENVLVQWMKGSYSGAWQFWVAGTSKQPSPYTSCLPVSSLILWDFTLTKGRKLKKLTVETLKASYRELDAGTAS; encoded by the exons ATGTGCCACAGAACCATCAAGTCATTGGCATGGATGAGTGACTTATTTAAGAGAATGGGTGATTACATGCCCCATAAGACATTGGTGCACCTTCCTCACACTTGGACAAAAAGGCTGGTATATGAAAGAATGACGAGGGAACTAGTGACGCAAAATGAACTTCCTGGAGGATTCATATCCTATGAGCATTTTACTCGCATATGGCAGGAAAAGCTACCACAGTTCACCATTCCTAAT TCTACAGATTTCTCCAAGTGCACCACTTGCACACAACTTCAGGAAGCCTATGAGAAGTCCTCCAGTGAAGACCAAAGGCAAAAAATTTCTGGGTTAAAGGCATCCCATGATAAATTTGTAGA AGCTGAGAGAAGAGCTTATCATCTAGCTCGTGAGAGGGCCAGACGGGAACCACATGAGATGACTTGCATGATCATTGATGGGATGGACCAAAGCAAGACAGATATCCCACATCTCATCGTGAAGGACAAGGATAGTGCTAGTTTGGCACGACTACCAGTGCATTTCACAG GTGTTCTTCTACACACATCAACAGCTGAAGGAAAAATGCCATTTGTTTTTCATGATGTGAAGCACATTCCCCATGATAGCAACCTCACCATATACTGTTTGACGGAAGCTTTGAAGGCAGCACAAGATTACCTGGGCAAAGTGCTATTTTTACAAATGGACAACTGTtttagagaaaacaaaaataagtttGTCTTGTCCTTTGCAGCCCTCCTTGTGGAAAGAGACATCTTTGAAGAG GTTTATATTCATTTTCTCCCTGTTGGACATACACACGAAGACGTGGATCAGATGTTTTCCTGCGTGGCACGTCATTTGAATCATACCAATGTGTATACACTGGAAG ACTTGGAAATTGAGACAGCTAAGAGCTTCACCCCACACATTGACGTTCGTGCTGTGACTGCCATCCCAAATGTGAAATCTGTGCTGGATAAGCATTTGTATGGACATTTTGCAAACCACAGCAAACCTCACTGGTTTCGTTTTAGAAAGGTCCAGCAAAGGTGTTACATGCACTATAAAAAATGGGAGTCCAGTCAGTGGAAACCAGAAGAGTGTGAAGAACTTCCTCATGGACTTCTTTGTCTGAAG GATGTTCCAGACCTATCACAATCTATGGAGTGGGTAGAACCCAATTTAGACAAATTAGATCTTCCCAAGTTGGTGAAGGAGCTGCCGAAGAACTATTGCCACAGACTACCACCTTCAGCAGAAGAATGGTGGGTGAACTTCATGGCTAATGTGTCTTCAACCTATGATCAG CTTCCATTGACTCAACCATGGAACCTGTCTGCCCTGCTGAAGACCTTTGGGCAAGACAGAGTCACACCAACTGAAAGTTCAGCTTTTGACGCTATAATAAGCAACGTGGATGCCAGCTGCCCTGAA ATTTTTATAGGGGACCAAGGTAGGCCACATAAAAGAGTGGCACTGATGGACAGCTATGCCTCTGTTGAAAGTGGAGTTTTGGTGGCTGTCCACTGTGAGGAAAAGGAAGGTAGGCCTTTCATTGGTGAGGTCATTGAGAGAAATGATGAGAATGTCCTTGTACAGTGGATGAAAGGGAGCTACTCTGGAGCATGGCAATTCTGGGTAGCTGGTACAAGCAAACAGCCCTCACCATACACATCTTGTTTACCTGTCTCTTCACTTATTTTATGGGATTTCACTTTGACCAAGGGGAGGAAACTGAAGAAATTGACAGTAGAGACATTGAAAGCCAGTTATAGAGAGCTAGATGCAGGGACTGCATCATAA